The nucleotide sequence GCTTAGAGCTGAGACGATGAGGCTTATTTCTTACTTCTCTTTGTACTGCATCCTAACCTTGTTGCCAAACAACTGAGCGCTATCCATGCAGACATCGACGTGCTTGAACGGTTTGGGCTCAACCGTGACCCAAGCCAGAACCATCACGGCTTCGGCGGTGGTGCTTAGGTGGTTGAAAAATTCCGAGCCGCGGTTCGCGTCCTTGATGCCTTGAACGCTCATAATAACCTCGCTCATTGGCTTGAGGAGGTCCTGCCACAGGGACTGGTCGGATCCGTTCATATCGGGCTTCTTGGCTTTGGTGGTCATCAGGAGAAATTGCCGCTGTAGTTGGAAGCCCTTTGATAACAACTTGGCCTGGATTCCCAAACGCCGGAAAACTGTCAGATCTGGTTTCTCATCGGTCCGGTCCGAAGCTTGCGTCGTATGCCGGCCACGTCCCGTCCATCCTTATCTGACAACAAGCAAAGGGGCACCTTACCTGCTCGGCAACCGGGCCCCCAATCTTTCCACTGAGGTTAGCATAGTTATTGACGGACTCTGTAATAAACAAATCGAAGTCTTCAATAGATTCGGGCAAAGGGTCTTGGGCAGCGGGCGGTGTCGAGGTGGGAGCCGATGCGCCAGGCGCAGGGGTCGCGCTCGGAGTGGGCTGCGTCGTAGACAGAGATGGCACAGCCTGAGGAAGGTCTATCGTCGACGAAGCTATGTCCTCAAGCCGGAGCGTCGCAGCCTCCAATCTGCAAGTATGGGTGAGACCATGTCAGCCGAACTCTCTGCTAGGCAGTAGTCGCGTAAGAACCACCCCCAAGCcttagctaggtaggtaggcagggtATGCAGCGATAGCAGCGCGTACCGCTTGATAAGAGTAGTTAGGTTATGCATATTGTTGGTAGCCATTTTGGCGGCTAGTCGTGGTTGGCAGTCGCTTCGAGAAGCAGAGCTTGACAAGTGTCGGTACGGGTTATTGAGGTTGGTTCAGGGGCGGGCGGCAGGTAGAGATGTAAATAGCTGGCCGACTGGGCGGGCAGCTTCTGAAAGAGTTGTTGGCTGGCGGTGATGTGCGGCGCAAGCCAGTCTTGATTATTGAGCTTGTTCGTTGTTACCAACAGTCCGTCTAAATAATGTTACAAAGCTTGTGAGGTCGTGAGATGCAACCCTCATTCACAATTACATACAGTACGGGTCCCAGGAGCCAGCCGCCCAATGGCCTAAACTCCAAGTGTCGTATCCTGACAAGTGTGGGGCCGCTAGGCTTCCATCCATTGGTTAGCACCTGCATGATGGGTTCCTGTCCACTTCTCCAAATCGAAAGCCTTGGATGTTTCTCCAGGTTTGCTGTGAAGGAGCTTTGCGACGGGTTGTGTCCGGGCTGTGTAGGTATTCATCTCTAAAGGTAACTTGAGGTTTGTGCCGCGAAAGTGCTTGTTAAGCTGAACAGAAGATTTTACTTCTTCTTTAGACTAACTCTGTTTCTTTGGCATCACTTCTACATCGCTTCTCAGAATCAGCATATTGCGTCATGTAGCACCAGCAATTCTGACAAAGACAGTCGGCTGTTGCCGGCAGCCCGCGTACCCGACTGGTCTCAAGTTTCTCGGTTTTGCGGCAACGATTCGCTACCACATTGTTTGTAGtatgtaccttacctagcacGTACCTAACTAGGTACTCTGTCGTGTCATAGACGGATGCAATATCAGTCGCCAATAAGCATGTGCTTTTTGGTTGAGGTATATCCCTGTAAGGGCGATTCAATAGTATTTATTCGTTCAGGTTTTTACTTGGTGCtgtacataggtaggtacctaggtaggtaggtatgtactgTCGGTACGCAAGTACGGTACCTCACTTCTAAGGATCAGGTATTGTGTTAAATTCATCGGTTGCAATCGGAGTCGTTAGACTCGCTGCAGATTGCAGATGCGCGTCCCCATGTAGCCTCAAAAGACATTTCTCCACTTTCGTCCCCGCATTCGCAGACAGATAACCCGAAAGTCGCCGCCTTTTCGTCCTATCCGTTCCTCTTTGCCGGCCGACACATTAAGGGTACAAATGGTATTAAAACTCATTAGGGTGTACTTCTCTCTGTCATCCCATGACCGGTTCATTCTGTAAATTTCTCTGTTGACACTCATTGGCGCCACTCTAACAAAGGTCTCATCTACGGTGATACTGATGACTTAGTATAACATACCTCCCATCTATTCACCTCTCTGTACAAGAAGCAACCGAGGCGCGAGGCCCTCCCTGTATATCCGGCCGACAGTTATAATCGCCTATCCCAAGGACATCTGAATCAGTTCAGCACAATGCCTTTGACGGGCGCAGAGGTTGCCAAACACGACAGTAGCCAGTCGTGTTGGGTAATTGTTCACGGCAAGGCCTACGATGTTACCGAGTTTCTTCCAGAGCACCCAGGTGGTGCCAAGATAATCCTCAAATATGCCGGGAAAGATGCAACTGAGGAGTTCGACCCGATCCATCCACCGGATACGCTCGACAAGTATCTGGATAAATCTAAGCACATGGGTCCCGTCGATATGTCGACCGTAGCCCATGTTCAGAAGGCAGCTGACCCAGAGGAGGAAGCAAGACTGCGTAGGGTCGCTGACATACCACTGCTGGAGCAATGCTACAACCTTCTCGATTTTGAGGCTGTTGCTCGCAGGGTAATGAAGAAGACTGCTTGGGGTTACTACTCAAGCGCAGCAGATGACGAGATTGTGAGTCGCCCTCTCCTTGTCCTTCCACCATCATCATTGGCTTCCAGCTATTGACAAAAACACATCTTTCGCATCGCAGACATTCCGCGAAAACCACTCCGCTTTCCACAGGATCTGGTTCAGGCCCAAAGTCCTTGTCGACGTCGAGAATGTGGATGTCTCCACCACGATGCTGGGTACAAAAACGGCTCTTCCCTTCTACGTTACGGCGACAGCCCTTGGCAAGCTTGGAAACCCTGAGGGAGAGGTTTGTTTGACAAAAGCAGCTGGCAAGCACAACGTTATTCAGATGATTCCCACGCTGGCATCCTGTgcctttgacgagatcaTGGATGCGGCAGTGCCGGGCCAGGTTCAGTGGCTACAGTTGTATGTGAACAAAGACCGCGAAGTCACGAAGCGCATTGTGCAGTATGCGGAGAAAAGGGGCTGCAAGGGCCTCTTCATCACGGTCGATGCGCCGCAACTCGGCAGGAGAGAAAAGGACATGCGATCCAAATTCGAAGACCCCGGAACCAGCGTCCAGCAAGGCCAAACCACAGACAACTCACAGGGCGCAGCACGTGCCATATCCAGCTTTATCGATCCGGCGTTGTCGTGGAAGGACCTCCCGTGGTTCCGCAGTATTACCAAGATGCCTATCGTGCTCAAGGGCGTCCAAAGGGTCGAGGATGTGCTGAAGGCCGTCGATGCAGGTATGGATGGCGTCATTTTGTCCAACCACGGCGGTCGGCAGCTTGAATTTGCTCGCTCGGGGATTGAGATCCTGGCCGAGACGATGCCGGTTTTGCGCAGCATGGGTCTCCAGGACAAGATCGAGGTTTATCTCGACGGTGGAGTCCGACGCGGGACGGACATCATCAAGGCCCTCTGTCTTGGGGCCAAGGGGGTTGGCATCGGAAGGCCATTCCTCTACGCCATGTCGGCGTATGGAGTCCAGGGCGTCGACCGAGCCATGCAGCTACTCAAAGATGAGCTGGAGATGAACATGCGGCTCATTGGCTGTACGAGCATCGACCAGCTTAGTCCTTCGCTGGTTGACACCAAGAGCCTCACGTACCATGGAAACGGCACGCCGATTGATAACCTGTCTCACAGCATCTACGACCCTCTGGCAAATCCGCCTCAAAGAACTGGAGCAAAGTTAtaatgttcttttttttttttcccttagaTCATTATGTAGGGGACTGAGACATACCGGTCGAGCCTTGCAAATATACAACAAGGCCGTGAGCGTCATGTAGCGAGCACATATTGTAGAAAAAGTTGGGTGATGTTGATTTtgcattttgttttgtttttgcggACGCTAGAAAATCGCGACCGTAAAATGAACTGTGCAACAAGATTAAAATCGACACCCACAGTACTAAAATTATCACTAATATTGCCAGAATATGATGAACAATTGGCAAGAGAGAACAACAGAAAACACGGCCGCTAAGTTGATTAAGTCTTTCCTTCCAGCTACTTTAGCATGCTGGCATGCTTCCGTGAGCACGACGCTATCCGACAGGGAAGGAAGACGGCGGTTGGGCGGGTCCTGCTTATCAGTTCGGCAGGTATGACGactgtttgttgttgttgttgttttcatcactttttcttttttctgaaGCACGCCCTGCGACGTCCAAAAGGAGGCGCTAGCAGGCATTCTTTTTTATGCAGGTGACCTCGGATCTCTGACGCCCAGATTGAGTCGGTGAGACTGTGGTCCGTCGATGCACCACGATCATTGGCGCGCAGTGGTAGATCCTACCGAGTAAGGCAACAGTTGGATTCCCTGCGTACCCCTAGAATTGGCTTTCCCCCCACTGATGTTGCACATAATTACTACCGTACTGACGTACAGCAGTCGAGCATTGTACAGCTCGCATTGGATGCTGGCGGATTATTATCTCCGCCCGCCCCGCATCTACCGCTGATATTTGGTCAAGCGTGGAGAGCGATCGGTACTGTAGCTTAAGGTAGCAATGGCTTATCGAAACTTTTCTCTGCAAGTCTGTTCTTTTGTCTTTCCGGGCCCTGGTATAAATTGCATCTTTTCAACTTTGATAAATACGACACCATATGGTCTTATCTCTTTAGTGAAAATTTCCTTCCCACTGTTAAGGTTTGTTACGAACTTGGGCCTCCAAGGTGGCATCATCAGGCAAAAAAAGCCTTGCCCCCTATTGCGCCCCcctaaaaaataaaataaaaaaacctGGGGACAGCGTTTTGTCAGACACGAGAAATCCTTGTTCCCCGCATGACTGACAATTTGCGCCTGCAGCGCACCACAAACAATAATAAACTCCGCTGATCCCGCGGTTCGTtccttgttgttgttgtcacAGTCTTTCGTTCTACCTGGTCAGTGGG is from Pyricularia oryzae 70-15 chromosome 2, whole genome shotgun sequence and encodes:
- a CDS encoding cytochrome b2, whose protein sequence is MPLTGAEVAKHDSSQSCWVIVHGKAYDVTEFLPEHPGGAKIILKYAGKDATEEFDPIHPPDTLDKYLDKSKHMGPVDMSTVAHVQKAADPEEEARLRRVADIPLLEQCYNLLDFEAVARRVMKKTAWGYYSSAADDEITFRENHSAFHRIWFRPKVLVDVENVDVSTTMLGTKTALPFYVTATALGKLGNPEGEVCLTKAAGKHNVIQMIPTLASCAFDEIMDAAVPGQVQWLQLYVNKDREVTKRIVQYAEKRGCKGLFITVDAPQLGRREKDMRSKFEDPGTSVQQGQTTDNSQGAARAISSFIDPALSWKDLPWFRSITKMPIVLKGVQRVEDVLKAVDAGMDGVILSNHGGRQLEFARSGIEILAETMPVLRSMGLQDKIEVYLDGGVRRGTDIIKALCLGAKGVGIGRPFLYAMSAYGVQGVDRAMQLLKDELEMNMRLIGCTSIDQLSPSLVDTKSLTYHGNGTPIDNLSHSIYDPLANPPQRTGAKL